The following proteins are co-located in the Phocoena phocoena chromosome 1, mPhoPho1.1, whole genome shotgun sequence genome:
- the PRUNE1 gene encoding exopolyphosphatase PRUNE1 isoform X3: MRLTSIHCSRLASSPSSLLTIMSYPRLTTEQMLRKDQKTISRQGTKVAISAIYMDLEAFLQRSGLIADLHAFCQAHSYDALVAMTIFFNTCNEPVRQLAVFCPHTALRVTVCGVLERSHAPSLKLTPAPSIHPNLQTYLQGNTQVSRKKLLPLLQEALSAYFDSTNIPSGQPETEGVSREQVDKELDRAGNSLIPGLSQDEEEPPLPPTPMNSLVDECPLDQGLPKFSAEVIFEKCSQISLSESTTASRSKK; this comes from the exons GACTGACCACAGAGCAGATGCTGAGAAAGGACCAGAAGACCATCTCCAGACAAGGCACCAAGGTGGCCATTAGTGCAATATATATGGATTTGGAG GCCTTTCTGCAGAGGTCTGGCCTCATTGCAGATCTCCATGCCTTCTGCCAGGCTCACAGCTATGATGCCCTGGTCGCCATGACTATCTTTTTCAACACTTGCAATGAGCCGGTGCGGCAGTTGGCAGTTTTCTGTCCCCACACAGCACTCCGAGTGACG GTCTGTGGAGTCCTGGAACGCTCCCACGCTCCGTCCCTGAAGCTGACCCCTGCCCCAAGCATCCACCCTAACCTCCAAACCTATCTTCAAGGCAACACCCAGGTCTCTCGAAAGAAACTTTTGCCTCTGCTCCAGGAAGCCCTGTCAGCATATTTTGACTCCACGAACATCCCTTCAGGACAGCCTGAGACAGAGGGTGTGTCCAGGGAGCAGGTAGACAAGGAATTGGACAGGGCAGGTAACTCCCTGATTCCTGGACTGAGTCAAGATGAGGAGGAGCCTCCACTGCCCCCCACACCCATGAACAGCCTGGTGGACGAGTGCCCTCTGGATCAGGGGCTGCCGAAATTCTCAGCCGAGGTCATCTTTGAGAAATGTAGTCAGATCTCACTGTCAGAATCTACCACTGCCTCCCGGTCCAAGAAATGA